In Anseongella ginsenosidimutans, one genomic interval encodes:
- a CDS encoding bifunctional alpha,alpha-trehalose-phosphate synthase (UDP-forming)/trehalose-phosphatase → MSKTIIVSNRLPVKIQVKNGETVYKPSEGGLATGLSSVYKGEGNVWIGWPGKIVKEEKAQEKVKADLKDLNLYPVFLTREEIDDYYEGFSNEILWPICHYVPSYAKFNHRYWEAYKKVNRKFADGVLKLAEKGDTVWINDYQLMLVPFLLREKLPDISVGYFQHIPFPSYEIFRQIPWRESLLEGILGADLIGFHTYDDIRHFISSVTRIMGVNSTANHLIVHNRPVIVDAFPMGIDYEKFVEISSLPRTRSNIKKIKQSAREAKIILSIDRLDYSKGILQRLQAFELFLKNHREYKEKVSLLMVVVPSRDEVPQYRELKEEIDRVVSDINARNQTLSWQPVFYFYRSFPVEMLSALYQMADVCLVTPKRDGMNLVSKEYVASRVDEKGVLILSEMAGASKELSEALIINPNDVPGLSNTLLEALAMSRNEQQERMIAMRKTVEKFNIHHWVKLFMQRLNEVKSMQRSLATKQLSTNTVESIIKKYKAAQKRIIFLDYDGTLVGFDVNPLMARPDKELFDLLSQLLEDERNRLILISGRKYETLDEWFSHLPLDMIAEHGAWTKKYEQPWRRYHGLNDAWKKEIMPVMENYTDRTPGAFIEEKSFSLSWHYRKVENGLGEQRAMELEDNLKFFAEDRELQILQGEKVIEVKSNLINKGKAAAFWLEEDDYDFTMALGDDYTDEYTFRVLPDDAVSVKVGNKMSAAKYSVPTYKDARKMLFRLCSK, encoded by the coding sequence ATGAGCAAAACAATAATCGTGTCTAACCGCCTTCCTGTTAAAATACAGGTCAAGAATGGCGAAACAGTTTATAAACCTAGTGAAGGCGGACTGGCAACCGGTCTGAGTTCAGTCTATAAGGGCGAGGGAAATGTTTGGATAGGCTGGCCGGGGAAGATCGTGAAGGAGGAGAAGGCCCAGGAAAAGGTGAAGGCAGATCTGAAAGACCTTAACCTCTACCCCGTTTTCCTGACAAGGGAAGAGATAGACGATTATTACGAAGGTTTCTCCAATGAGATATTATGGCCTATATGTCACTATGTTCCGTCGTATGCAAAATTTAACCACCGCTACTGGGAAGCCTATAAGAAAGTGAACCGGAAGTTTGCAGACGGCGTCCTGAAGCTGGCGGAAAAGGGAGATACTGTCTGGATCAATGATTACCAGCTTATGCTGGTTCCTTTCCTGCTGCGTGAAAAGCTGCCTGATATCAGTGTCGGTTATTTCCAGCATATTCCCTTCCCTTCCTACGAAATATTCCGGCAGATTCCCTGGCGGGAATCCCTGCTGGAAGGAATTCTGGGCGCCGACCTGATCGGGTTTCACACGTATGACGATATCCGTCACTTTATCAGTTCTGTGACCAGGATCATGGGGGTCAATTCCACGGCAAACCATCTTATTGTGCATAATCGCCCGGTGATCGTCGACGCCTTCCCGATGGGCATTGATTATGAAAAATTCGTGGAAATATCTTCCCTTCCGAGGACCAGGAGCAATATAAAGAAGATTAAACAATCGGCAAGGGAGGCAAAGATCATTCTTTCCATTGACCGGCTTGATTACAGCAAGGGCATTCTTCAGCGGCTCCAGGCATTTGAACTCTTTCTGAAGAACCACAGGGAATACAAGGAAAAAGTTTCCCTGCTGATGGTCGTAGTTCCCTCAAGGGACGAGGTTCCGCAGTACAGGGAACTGAAAGAAGAGATTGACCGGGTAGTGAGCGATATTAATGCCAGGAACCAAACCCTGAGCTGGCAGCCGGTTTTTTATTTTTACCGCTCTTTTCCCGTCGAAATGCTTTCGGCTTTGTACCAGATGGCCGACGTGTGCCTGGTCACCCCTAAACGGGACGGCATGAACCTGGTAAGCAAGGAATATGTGGCCAGCCGCGTTGACGAAAAAGGCGTCCTTATTCTTAGTGAAATGGCGGGGGCGTCGAAGGAGTTATCAGAAGCCCTTATTATTAATCCCAATGATGTGCCCGGTTTATCCAATACCCTGTTGGAGGCCCTGGCAATGTCCCGGAATGAGCAGCAGGAACGGATGATCGCCATGCGGAAAACCGTTGAAAAGTTCAATATACACCATTGGGTAAAATTATTTATGCAACGGCTAAACGAAGTTAAAAGCATGCAGCGATCTTTAGCAACCAAACAATTAAGTACAAATACCGTCGAATCTATCATTAAAAAGTACAAGGCCGCCCAAAAGAGGATCATCTTCCTCGATTATGACGGCACCCTGGTTGGCTTCGACGTGAATCCCCTGATGGCACGCCCGGACAAGGAACTATTTGACCTGCTTAGTCAACTGCTGGAAGATGAACGAAACCGGCTGATCCTTATCAGCGGGAGAAAATATGAAACCCTTGATGAATGGTTCAGCCATCTGCCCCTGGACATGATCGCGGAACACGGGGCCTGGACCAAAAAGTATGAACAGCCCTGGCGAAGATATCACGGGCTTAATGATGCCTGGAAAAAAGAAATTATGCCCGTTATGGAAAATTATACTGACCGCACCCCCGGCGCCTTTATCGAAGAAAAGAGTTTTTCTCTGAGCTGGCATTACCGGAAAGTAGAGAACGGCCTGGGCGAACAGCGGGCGATGGAGTTGGAAGATAACCTAAAGTTTTTTGCCGAAGACAGGGAATTGCAGATCCTCCAGGGGGAAAAAGTGATCGAAGTTAAGAGCAACCTTATCAATAAGGGGAAAGCCGCGGCCTTCTGGCTGGAAGAGGACGATTATGATTTTACTATGGCCCTGGGTGATGATTATACGGATGAATATACCTTTCGCGTCCTGCCGGATGATGCCGTATCCGTGAAGGTCGGAAACAAGATGTCTGCGGCAAAGTATTCCGTGCCTACCTATAAAGATGCCCGTAAGATGCTGTTCCGCCTTTGCAGTAAATAA
- a CDS encoding helix-turn-helix domain-containing protein, giving the protein MQNYHKYLSISEADKKWGLYLVTAGQGTIEKGTSYPVGNHPREYLFNWNRGRILNGLYIVYIARGKGIFESENMPATAIGEGTCFMLLPKVWHRYQPDPAHGWQEYWIGLRGRILGDWIREQCIPDDKALYHTGVNNQLESLFLSILGSVKSNSPGQRQLITGMALQVLGLILGIDKNVAPRTIEQKIGWARTFIDENLEQAIYGEHLAKELAISYSLFRKRFKSVTGWSPAHYQLHKRLEKARELLSTTHLPIEEIALLMGFDSVYYFSRAFKAKSGLSPTVFRKKYFFH; this is encoded by the coding sequence ATGCAGAATTACCATAAATACCTTTCGATAAGCGAGGCAGATAAGAAATGGGGGCTTTACCTGGTAACAGCCGGCCAGGGGACGATCGAAAAAGGGACCAGCTATCCCGTCGGCAACCATCCCCGGGAATATCTTTTTAACTGGAACAGGGGAAGGATCCTGAACGGGCTCTATATTGTCTACATCGCCCGCGGAAAAGGTATTTTTGAATCAGAAAACATGCCGGCGACGGCTATCGGTGAAGGCACCTGCTTTATGCTTTTGCCAAAGGTCTGGCACCGGTACCAGCCTGATCCGGCGCACGGATGGCAGGAATACTGGATAGGCCTCAGGGGAAGGATTCTCGGAGATTGGATCCGGGAGCAATGTATCCCGGACGACAAGGCATTGTACCATACGGGGGTAAACAACCAACTCGAAAGCCTTTTCCTGAGCATCCTGGGATCCGTTAAAAGTAATTCACCCGGCCAGCGGCAGCTCATCACGGGCATGGCCCTTCAGGTTCTGGGATTGATTCTCGGGATAGACAAAAATGTGGCCCCCCGGACCATTGAGCAGAAGATCGGGTGGGCCAGGACCTTTATTGACGAAAACCTGGAGCAGGCCATTTACGGGGAACACCTGGCAAAGGAGCTGGCCATCAGTTATTCTCTTTTCCGTAAGCGCTTTAAAAGTGTTACCGGCTGGTCCCCTGCGCACTACCAGTTACATAAACGACTGGAAAAAGCCCGGGAACTTCTTTCAACTACGCACCTTCCTATAGAAGAGATTGCCTTACTGATGGGCTTTGATTCGGTATATTATTTTTCCAGGGCCTTCAAGGCCAAATCGGGCCTTAGCCCTACCGTATTCCGGAAAAAGTATTTCTTTCATTAA
- a CDS encoding FG-GAP repeat domain-containing protein — protein sequence MTKYSPLLFALLACGQYVPDAGAQEKPAGPVRFNKIQIGSESYESAGVLDVNGDKKPDIVSGAYWYEGPAFTTKHYIGAVKAYGEYWDDFSTIPMDVNGDGRMDYVTGSWFSNSIRWHENPGKQEEWKQHIIAETGNVECTIGWDVDGDGHIEIVPNTPGHPLKFYKLQRDAGGKSTGEFTIVEVADNQGHGLGFGDINGDGRGDFVISNGWLEAPADPLKGKWNLHNEFDFGGASVPILLVDVNEDGKTDIIVGQGHGYGLDWYEQSNGANGKRSWVKHSIDPFNAQYHTMQWLDLDGDGKGELVTGKRYRAHNGNDPGANDLLGLYYFKWNGESFSKQVISYGRLGEGKGAGLYFDTADLRGTGRQDIVVAGKDGLYVFFNEGTTP from the coding sequence ATGACTAAGTATTCTCCATTGCTGTTTGCCCTGCTTGCCTGCGGGCAGTACGTTCCGGACGCCGGGGCACAGGAAAAGCCGGCAGGCCCGGTTCGTTTCAATAAAATACAAATCGGCTCTGAAAGTTATGAGTCCGCCGGTGTGCTTGACGTGAACGGGGATAAGAAACCTGATATTGTGTCAGGAGCTTACTGGTATGAAGGCCCTGCCTTTACCACCAAACACTATATCGGGGCGGTAAAAGCCTACGGAGAATACTGGGATGATTTTTCCACGATTCCCATGGATGTGAACGGAGACGGCCGGATGGACTATGTAACCGGAAGCTGGTTCAGCAACAGTATTCGCTGGCATGAGAATCCAGGTAAGCAAGAGGAATGGAAACAACATATTATCGCCGAAACCGGCAACGTGGAGTGTACCATTGGATGGGACGTGGACGGAGACGGACATATTGAGATTGTTCCGAATACCCCGGGCCACCCGCTGAAGTTCTATAAGCTGCAGCGGGATGCGGGCGGAAAGTCCACTGGTGAATTCACGATAGTTGAAGTCGCGGATAACCAGGGGCACGGGCTTGGTTTCGGCGATATAAACGGGGACGGAAGGGGAGATTTTGTGATCAGCAACGGCTGGCTTGAAGCGCCGGCAGATCCGTTGAAAGGGAAGTGGAACCTGCATAATGAATTTGATTTCGGAGGTGCAAGCGTGCCCATCCTCCTGGTTGACGTGAATGAAGACGGCAAAACCGATATTATTGTCGGGCAGGGGCATGGTTACGGCCTTGACTGGTACGAGCAAAGCAACGGAGCAAACGGGAAAAGATCCTGGGTAAAACATTCGATTGATCCGTTTAACGCACAGTATCATACGATGCAATGGCTGGACCTGGACGGGGACGGAAAGGGGGAACTCGTAACCGGTAAACGTTACCGCGCACACAATGGTAACGACCCCGGAGCCAATGATCTGCTGGGACTTTATTATTTCAAATGGAATGGCGAATCTTTTTCCAAGCAAGTGATCAGTTACGGCCGGCTTGGAGAAGGAAAAGGCGCCGGACTGTATTTTGACACCGCCGACCTCCGCGGCACCGGCCGGCAGGACATTGTCGTGGCCGGAAAAGACGGTTTGTATGTGTTCTTTAACGAAGGCACCACGCCCTGA